One window from the genome of Faecalibacterium sp. HTF-F encodes:
- a CDS encoding MATE family efflux transporter, with product MSKQRIQLSDHFTYSRLLRFVLPCIGTMLFTSIYGIVDGLCVSNFVGKTAFAAVNLIMPLPMLLGTIGFMLGTGGSAIVGITLGEGDQKKADRYFTLFLLAALVSVSVLAVLGIVFLRPIAVLLGAKGELLDYAVRYGRILMVSLPTFALQNMFQSFFVTAEKPHLGFWFTVGAGCTNMVLDVLMVGVWGWGVEGAAIATFISQLVGGVLPVFYFIDRSNTSRLHLCQTKVYGGVLRDACINGSSELMTNLSMSLVNILYNFQLLRLAGENGVAAYGVIMYAAFLFVAVFVGYAVGSAPIVSFHYGARNHAEVHNLYRKSLRLIAVVAVTLTLASMFIIPCVARVFVGYDAELLALTSRAFRLYALSFLIMGFNVYASSFFTALGDGVTSALISFLRTLAFQVIAILLLPMLLGIDGIWLAVTAAELAALAVSAAMLLTKDKVFHYRKA from the coding sequence ATGTCCAAGCAGCGGATCCAGCTTTCCGATCACTTTACCTATTCCCGCCTTTTGCGGTTCGTGCTGCCCTGTATCGGCACCATGCTGTTCACCTCCATCTACGGCATCGTGGACGGCCTGTGTGTCTCCAACTTTGTGGGCAAGACGGCCTTTGCGGCGGTCAACCTCATCATGCCGCTGCCCATGCTGCTGGGCACCATCGGCTTTATGCTGGGCACCGGCGGCAGCGCCATCGTGGGCATCACGCTGGGCGAGGGCGACCAGAAAAAGGCCGACCGCTATTTCACCCTGTTCCTGCTGGCGGCTCTGGTCTCGGTCAGTGTGCTGGCAGTGCTGGGCATTGTGTTCCTGCGGCCCATTGCCGTGCTGCTGGGCGCAAAGGGAGAGCTTTTGGACTACGCGGTGCGCTATGGACGCATCCTGATGGTGTCCCTGCCCACCTTTGCGCTGCAGAATATGTTCCAGAGCTTTTTTGTCACCGCCGAAAAGCCGCACCTCGGCTTCTGGTTCACCGTGGGCGCAGGCTGCACCAACATGGTGCTGGATGTGCTGATGGTGGGCGTCTGGGGCTGGGGCGTGGAGGGCGCTGCCATTGCCACCTTTATCAGCCAGCTGGTGGGCGGCGTGCTGCCGGTGTTCTACTTCATCGACCGCAGCAACACCAGCCGCCTGCACCTGTGCCAGACGAAAGTTTATGGCGGCGTGCTGCGGGACGCCTGCATCAACGGCTCTTCCGAGCTGATGACCAACCTTTCCATGTCGCTGGTCAATATCCTGTACAACTTCCAGCTGCTGCGTCTGGCCGGTGAGAACGGCGTGGCCGCCTACGGCGTCATCATGTACGCGGCCTTCCTGTTCGTGGCGGTGTTCGTGGGCTATGCCGTGGGCAGTGCGCCCATCGTCAGCTTCCACTACGGTGCCCGCAACCACGCCGAGGTGCACAACCTCTACCGCAAGAGCCTGCGGCTCATCGCCGTGGTGGCTGTGACCCTGACGCTGGCTTCCATGTTCATCATCCCCTGTGTAGCGCGCGTTTTCGTGGGCTACGACGCGGAGCTGCTGGCCTTGACCAGCCGGGCCTTCCGGCTGTATGCGCTGAGCTTCCTCATCATGGGCTTCAACGTGTATGCGTCCTCCTTCTTCACGGCGCTGGGCGACGGCGTGACCAGCGCACTGATCTCCTTTTTGCGCACGCTGGCGTTTCAGGTGATCGCCATTCTCCTGCTGCCGATGCTGCTGGGCATCGATGGCATCTGGCTGGCCGTCACCGCCGCCGAGCTGGCGGCTCTGGCCGTGAGCGCCGCCATGCTCCTCACCAAGGACAAGGTGTTCCATTACCGAAAGGCCTGA
- a CDS encoding efflux RND transporter permease subunit — protein sequence MKRFYTAIVRRRRLVLAVFALAAVLSMAATSRVQVDYDINDYLPPESPSTTAIEVMNGAFTGGIPNMRVMVRDVTVPQALEYKEKLAAIDGVSSVAWLDDSLDVTVPLQMQDTATVESYYKDGCALFTVTVEDEKRLEAVAAVRDLIGEGNALEGAAVSTAVATNSTVTEVAKIAAIAVVYVLFILILTTDSWAEPLLVLTGLGAAILLNNGTNLIFGTISFVTNAAGSILQLAVSLDYSVFLIHRFAECRAENPGASPEECMVDALCRSTGSILSSGLTTVIGFLALVLMQFQIGPDLGLALAKGVVLSLVTVFTFMPALTLACYKWMDKTHHRPLLPSFDKFGRFVARIMLPMALVLVILMVPSYLASNSNQYYYGAAHMFGENTRLGADTAAIEETFGRSDTYVVLVPEGDTATQQKLSDALHAIPEVTGILSYVDNAGASIPPEFVPGDTLGLLVSGGYTRMVLTVDADTEGDGAFALVERVRATVQQYYPDNYYLAGQGVSTYDLMDTITADMVKVNLLAIGAVFLILLLMKRQLLLPIILVLSIETAIWINLAIPYFRGQYVFYIAYLIISSVQLGATVDYAILFSDRYQEFRETLGRKEAVAATVSAVTTSVSTTGSAMAVVGFLMGAISTNQLLGQLGNFLGVGSLVSLAIVLSALPGFLYLADPLIIKKKKQPKEA from the coding sequence ATGAAACGTTTTTATACCGCCATCGTGCGCCGCCGCAGGCTGGTGCTGGCGGTGTTTGCACTGGCGGCTGTGCTGAGCATGGCTGCCACAAGCCGGGTGCAGGTGGATTATGATATCAACGACTATCTGCCGCCGGAATCCCCCTCCACCACCGCCATCGAGGTGATGAACGGTGCTTTCACCGGCGGCATCCCCAACATGCGGGTCATGGTGCGGGATGTGACGGTGCCGCAGGCGCTGGAGTACAAGGAAAAGCTTGCCGCCATCGACGGAGTGTCCTCCGTTGCATGGCTGGACGACAGTCTGGATGTGACAGTGCCTTTGCAGATGCAGGACACCGCCACGGTGGAGAGCTATTATAAGGATGGCTGCGCCCTGTTCACCGTGACGGTGGAGGACGAGAAGCGTCTGGAAGCCGTGGCTGCCGTGCGGGATCTGATCGGGGAGGGCAACGCGCTGGAGGGCGCGGCGGTCTCCACTGCCGTTGCCACCAACTCCACCGTGACCGAGGTGGCAAAGATCGCCGCCATCGCGGTGGTGTATGTGCTGTTCATCCTGATCCTGACCACCGATTCCTGGGCAGAGCCGCTGCTGGTGCTGACGGGTCTGGGGGCGGCCATCCTGCTCAACAACGGCACGAACCTCATCTTCGGCACCATCTCCTTTGTCACCAATGCGGCGGGCAGCATCCTGCAGCTGGCGGTTTCGCTGGACTACTCGGTGTTCCTGATCCACCGCTTTGCGGAGTGCCGGGCCGAAAACCCCGGTGCCAGCCCGGAGGAGTGCATGGTGGACGCCCTGTGCAGATCCACCGGCTCCATCCTGTCCAGCGGCCTGACCACCGTCATCGGCTTTCTGGCACTGGTGCTCATGCAGTTCCAGATCGGCCCGGATCTGGGCCTTGCGCTGGCAAAGGGCGTGGTGCTGAGCCTTGTCACCGTGTTCACCTTTATGCCCGCGCTGACGCTGGCGTGCTACAAGTGGATGGATAAGACCCACCACAGGCCCCTGCTGCCCAGCTTTGACAAGTTCGGCCGCTTTGTGGCCCGCATCATGCTGCCCATGGCACTGGTGCTGGTCATCCTGATGGTGCCCAGCTATCTGGCCTCCAACTCGAACCAGTATTACTACGGTGCCGCCCACATGTTTGGCGAGAACACCCGTCTGGGTGCGGACACCGCCGCCATCGAGGAGACCTTTGGCCGCAGCGACACCTACGTTGTACTGGTGCCGGAGGGCGACACCGCCACGCAGCAAAAGCTTTCGGATGCACTGCACGCCATCCCGGAGGTGACCGGCATCCTTTCCTATGTGGACAACGCAGGCGCGTCCATCCCGCCGGAGTTCGTGCCCGGGGACACGCTGGGGCTGCTGGTCTCCGGCGGCTACACCCGCATGGTGCTGACCGTGGACGCCGACACCGAGGGCGATGGGGCCTTTGCGCTGGTGGAGCGGGTGCGCGCCACGGTGCAGCAATATTACCCGGACAATTATTATCTGGCCGGTCAGGGCGTGAGCACCTATGACCTGATGGACACCATCACGGCCGACATGGTCAAGGTGAACCTGCTGGCCATCGGCGCGGTGTTCCTGATCCTGCTCCTCATGAAGCGCCAGCTGCTTTTGCCCATCATTCTGGTGCTCAGCATCGAGACCGCCATCTGGATCAATCTGGCCATTCCGTACTTCCGGGGCCAGTACGTGTTCTACATTGCCTACCTCATCATCAGCTCGGTGCAGCTGGGCGCTACGGTGGATTACGCCATCCTCTTCTCCGACCGCTATCAGGAGTTCCGGGAGACGCTGGGCCGCAAAGAAGCCGTTGCGGCCACGGTGTCTGCCGTGACCACCTCGGTCAGTACCACCGGCAGCGCCATGGCGGTGGTGGGCTTTTTGATGGGAGCCATTTCCACAAACCAGCTGCTGGGCCAGCTGGGCAATTTTCTGGGCGTGGGCAGTCTGGTGTCGCTGGCCATCGTGCTTTCGGCACTGCCGGGCTTTTTGTATCTGGCCGACCCGCTCATTATAAAAAAGAAAAAACAGCCGAAGGAGGCTTGA
- a CDS encoding Type 1 glutamine amidotransferase-like domain-containing protein, protein MTLFLTSSPSGCPFEPGPAVPVLDTRNHFVANLRAVWPDHAVLGLAIAADPHAYEQNDEMCRVFAQSFANAHLPLTALIPCDARNAEEIGSLLSQSGFVMLCGGHVPTQNHFFAQLGLPGLFHNYHGIVLGVSAGSMNAAHIVYAAPEEPGEAADPHYSRWMNGLGLTETRILPHYQFIRDHLLDGQKVEDIALADSKKRHFLALPDGSYILCADGSEALYGKGWYFADGMMEEINEDEDVLPLR, encoded by the coding sequence ATGACATTGTTTTTGACCAGCAGCCCCAGCGGCTGCCCCTTTGAGCCGGGGCCTGCAGTGCCGGTGCTGGACACCCGCAACCACTTTGTGGCGAACCTGCGGGCCGTCTGGCCGGACCACGCCGTGCTGGGCCTTGCCATTGCGGCAGACCCCCACGCCTACGAGCAGAACGACGAGATGTGCCGGGTGTTTGCCCAGAGCTTTGCGAATGCCCACCTGCCCCTGACGGCGCTCATTCCCTGCGACGCCCGCAACGCCGAGGAAATCGGTTCTCTTCTGTCCCAGAGCGGCTTTGTGATGCTGTGCGGCGGGCATGTGCCCACCCAGAACCACTTTTTTGCTCAGCTGGGCCTGCCGGGGCTTTTCCACAACTACCACGGCATCGTGCTGGGCGTGAGTGCCGGCAGCATGAACGCCGCCCACATCGTGTACGCCGCGCCCGAGGAACCGGGCGAAGCCGCCGACCCCCATTACTCCCGCTGGATGAACGGCCTTGGCCTGACCGAGACCCGCATCCTGCCCCACTACCAGTTCATCCGGGACCATCTGCTGGACGGACAGAAGGTGGAGGATATCGCCCTTGCCGACAGCAAAAAGCGGCATTTTCTCGCTTTGCCGGACGGCTCGTATATCCTGTGCGCCGACGGCAGCGAGGCACTGTACGGCAAAGGCTGGTACTTTGCGGACGGGATGATGGAAGAGATCAACGAAGATGAAGATGTGCTGCCCTTGCGGTAA